The uncultured Cohaesibacter sp. genome segment ATGCGTGGCTTTGCGGGGCCAAGGCTCCGATCACAAACAGCAACCAGACTGCAATTCAGGATCCAAAGCAATGACCAAAGAACGTCTCTATCTGTTCGATACCACGCTGCGCGATGGTGCACAGACCAACGGCCTTGATTTCAACGTTGAGAACAAGATTGTCATTGCCCGCATTCTGGATGAGCTTGGGGTGGATTATGTGGAAGGGGGCTATCCGGGAGCCAATCCGACGGATGATGCCTTTTTTACGGAGAAACGCACGGAAAAAGCCACTTTCACCGCCTTTGGCATGACCAAACGGGCCGGGCGGTCGGTGGAGAATGACCCCGGTGTGCAGGCTCTGATCAATTCGTCGGCTGATGCGATCTGCTATGTGGCAAAAAGCTGGGATTATCATGTTGATGTGGCGCTTGGCTGCACCAATGAGGAAAATCTCGAAGGCATCGCCGACTCGGTCAAGGCGGCGATTGCTGCTGGCAAGGTCGCTCTGGTCGATTGCGAACATTTCTTTGATGGCTACAAGGCCAATCGGGACTATGCGCTGGCATGCGTCAAGACTGCCTATGAGGCGGGCGCGCGATGGGTTGTCCTTTGTGACACCAATGGTGGCACCATGCCGCACGAAGTCCATGAGATCGTTCTGGAGGTGAGCAAGCATGTGCCGGGGTCGCATCTTGGCATTCATGCCCACAATGACACCGAACAGGCGGTGGCCAACTCATTGGCGGCCGTGCGTGCCGGGGCGCGGCAAATCCAAGGCACATTGAATGGCATTGGCGAACGTTGCGGCAATGCCAATCTGGTCTCTCTGATCCCGACCTTGAAACTGAAGCCGGAATTTGCCGATCAGTTTGAGCTTGGTGTCAGTGACAAGGGCTTGAAAAGCCTGACGATGATTTCGCGCCAGTTTGACGATTTGCTCAATGAAGCCCCGGACCGCCATCAGCCTTATGTGGGCGAAAGCGCCTTTGCGACTAAGGCGGGGATCCATGCTTCGGCAATTCTGAAAGACCCCCATACCTATGAGCATGTGGCTCCTGATCAGGTGGGCAACAGTCGTCGGGTTCTGGTTTCCAATCAGGCGGGCCTGTCCAACCTGATTGAAGAGCTGGCCCGGATGGGCATCGAGGTCGACAAGAAGGACAAACGCCTGCCCGATCTGCTGGGCATCGTCAAGCAACGTGAGGCGGAAGGTTATGCCTATGAAGGGGCCGGGGCGTCGCTGGAATTGTTGGCGCGGCGGCATCTGGGCAGCGTGCCTGACTATTTCCGGGTGGAGAGTTTCCGCACCGTGGTTGAGCGCCGCTACAATGCGATGGGCGAACTAGTGACCATGTCTGAAGCTGTGGTCAAGGTGGAAATCGATGGGGAGACCCGGATGTCGGTGGCCGAAGGACAGGGCCCGGTCAACGCCCTTGATATCGCCTTGCGCAAGGATCTTGGCACGTTGCAAGACAAGATCGAAAATCTCGAACTGGTCGATTATAAGGTGCGTATTCTGAATGGCGGCACCAGTGCGACGACCCGGGTATTGATAGAAAGCCGTGACGGGCAGGGACATCGCTGGTTTACAGTTGGTGTTTCTGAGAATATTGTCGACGCCTCTTTCCAGGCTTTGGTGGATTCCGTCACCTACAAGCTCTTCAAATATTCATGATTGCGTGAGGGGGCCGGGTCCGGTCTGCTCGGCTAAAGCGAGGACCCTGTGTCTCAACCGCCAAAAGATGGGGGTGGGCCATCTTATGTGGCCGCCGCCCAAAGTGATGATGCGTCCCAACGCGAGGCTAGGTTAGGCCTTCTGGCGGCGATTGGCGCGTATGGGTCATGGGGTATTCTGACGCTCTTTTATTCCCATTTGTCCCATGTGCCACCGTTGGAAGTGGTGTCGCATCGCGTTGCCTGGTCGGTGCTGGTTCTATCCTTGTTCTTTGTCTGGCGCAGGCGATGGGGCGAAGTGTGGCATATTTTCCGCACCCCGCGCATTTTGTTTATTCTGCTGGCGACCAGCATTCTGATTTCAGTGAACTGGCTGACCTATATCTGGGCCGTGAGCAATGGGCGTGCAACGGAAGCCAGTCTTGGCTATTTCATCGTGCCGCTGGTCAATGTGGCGATGGGCTATCTGATGCTGTCTGAGCGTTTGTCGCGCTGGCAAGGGGTGGCGATCATGCTCGCAGTCCTTGCCATTGGCTTGCAGTTTGCCTTGCTCGGGACCATACCGGTGGTGTCGCTCACCCTGGCAGCAAGCTTTGGGCTCTATGGCTATTTACGCAAGATTGTGCCGGTCGGTGCCAATATCGGGTTGCTGATCGAATTGATCCTGATTTCGCCCTTCGCAGTGGGCTTTCTCATTTATGTGAACAGCATGGGCGAGGGGCATTTGTTCGGCTATGGCACCAAGACCACCTTGCTGTTGTTGCTGACGGGGTTTGTGACCTATTTGCCGCTGATGTGGTTTTCAGCTGCCGCGCAACGCCTGAGAATGTCGACCATTGGGGTGCTGCAATATATGAACCCGACGATCCAGTTTCTGGTGGCAGTCTTCTTGCTGGGCGAGGTGGTGTCGACCAGCAAGCTCATAACCTTTGTGCTGATCTGGCTGTCGGTGCTGATCTATTGCTATGATGTGCTGACAGCATCGCGTCGCCAGAAAAGAAAAGCGGCAATCCCGCCAAGCTGACCCCGGCGGGGTCAGTCCTGTCTGGGAATTAACAGCCAGATTGCGCCAGCCAACATTAGCAATCCGCCAACGCGGCGCACGTCGATGGGCTGTGGTTCGCGTCCCGTCCAGCCAAAACTGTCGGCCAGCAACGCCAGTGCCATTTGACCAAAAATAATCAGCGGTACGGCTGCAGCCGGGCTTACATGGCCGAAGGCATAGGCCGATCCAGTGACAATCACCACGCCTGCCAAACCGCCGATCAGCGACAGGCCAATGCGGGACCAATCCAACGGTGCGACCGAAAAGTTGCCGGTTGGATAGAGCAGGGTGAGAAAGAAGGCTCCAAGCAAGCCGCCAGCAATCAGAATGACGAGGCCGGTGCTGACCGCATTGTCCGCCACGCTCATGCGTGCGGCGAAAATGCCCTGCACACCGACAAAGACGCCAACTGCAAGTGCCGAAAGGGTGCCCATCAGGGCAAACTGGTTCATGATAGTCCTCGATAGTCTCAAGGGGCTTTTTCATCCGATTGGATGACAGGGAGCACCAAGATAAGCGCCATGCCGAATGAAGGCCGTATGGGGCCGTGATCGACATAAACCGCGAATGCGTTGCGGCCAATGCGCCATATCAAAATGATGCAAAAATAGCAACGATTGCGGTGAATAGGATCGCAAAATTAGTCCAAAGGGCAGTTGAGGGAAGGGGCCTGCAACGGATCAGAGGCGCTTCATCTCGTCGCTGCCATGGTCAAGGCCTATGTCACTGTCCGGCACGTTGGCCGCAGCTTCGATCAGCATGGGGACAATGTCTTCGGCCTTGCTCGCCGCAAGGAAGCCAACATCCATGCCAGTGCGGATGAAATCTTCGGCGCGCATATGGTTGAGCAGGACAGTCAAAGGATCCCAGAAGCCATTGATATTGGCCAGCAGAACCGGCTTCTTGTGGCGACCCAGTTGGGCCCAGGTGAGCATTTCAACCAGCTCTTCCAGCGTGCCGATGCCGCCCGGGAGCGCCACGAAGGCTTGCGCATGATTGAACATCAGGCGTTTGCGTTCATGCATGTCCTCGGTGATGATCAGCTCCTGAACATCGTCGAGCATAGCCTCGCGCTGTTGCAAAAAGCCCGGAATGATGCCTGTAACCCGGCCGCCATGGTCGAGCACGCTTTTTGCCGTGATGCCCATCAAGCCGACAGAGCCGCCGCCATAGACCAGCTCAATGCCCGCTTCTGCCATGCTTTGACCGAGAATCTCGGCCGCTTTTGCATAGGCAGGGTTGTTGCCGCGGCCAGAGCCGCAATAAACGCAGATTTTTTCAAGTTTTGCCATGAAATCTGTGTCGCATTGGAAGGGGGCGTGGTCAAGAAAGTTGCAACGCTTTCCCCACGCAATGACATTTGGCGCGATTTCGAGGCCAATTGGGACGAAATTGCCGGTTTCCAACCCGCAGACTGGGGCAATTGCTTGCCCGGCGGTCAAAAACAGGTTAATCCAGACTGAGAAACAAAAGGAATCCGCCGCTTTCAAGCTCTTGATGTGGATTGAATAAGGCTCTGTGACAACGATAAAAATGAAAATAGACAGTTGTATCTAAATGGGCCGTGCAATCTGTTGAGTGACACGATAGTCTGGTTGGGCCAACGCCGGGTATGGCGACAAACAAGTGTGATGGAATTATGAAGTCTGCTGCTCTTTTGATGTCCGTTGGTGGTGGCGTGGTTGCCGTTGCTGTCGGTGTGTTCGTCTTTGCCGATCAATTGGGATTGGGGAACAAGGCGGCGCCTGAAAAACCCGCCGTGACCCAAGGTTCGAATCCAACTCAAAACCCGGCTAAGGCCTCTGACCCGACCACGCCGAAAGCTGGTGAGACGCCCGCTGCGCAATTGGCGGCAAAAAAGCCTGAGATCGCGCCTGACAAGGAGCCGGTGACGGAACCCGTCAAGGAGGTTGCGCAAGATCCGCAGTCCACGACCGCCGAGCCATCGGCCAGTGCTCCGGAAAAGGCGGCAGAAGCTGATGCAAAGCCAAAGCCAGAGGTGACAGGTCCCACTTTTGATGTTGTGCGCGTTGAACCCAATGGGGAAACGCTCGTGGCAGGCAAAGCCAGCCCGGGTTGGAAGGTTGAACTGAAAAATGGCGAAAAGGTTCTGGCCAAGGCCGTGGCTGATGTCAATGGCGACTGGGTTATGGTCCTTGAAAAAGCGCTCGATAAGGGCGTCTCCGATTTGTCGCTCTCCGGGACATCGAAAGATGGCACCAGTTCCATTGCCTCGACCAGCAATGTGACTGTCGCCTTGCCGGAAGATGGCAGCGGCGAAGTGCTGGTGGTTGAGACAGCGCCGGGTCAGGCTTCCAAAATTCTGGCTAAGCTGGCCGCGCCAAAGACCGAAGCGCCTAATGTTGAAGACCCCGCCAAGGCTGAGCAACAGGTTGCAGCCGCTGCGCCCCAACAGCCAGTCGCCCCGACAGAAGCGGCTAAATCGCAACCCGACACACTTGTCACCGAGAGTAAAGATAAAGCTGACCCTGCTTCGGCGCCTGAGGGAGCCAAGACACCTGTCGAAGCGGTGAAGGACAAAGTCACGACACCTGATACATCGGGCGCTGATATCAAGCCGGCAACCCCAACTGCCGAGCTGGTCAAGCAAGATGCTAAATCTGATGAGAAGCCTAAGGACGGAAAGCCTGAGCCTGCATCAGTCGATCATCTCGTCTCCATCGAAGCGGTCGAGATTGAAGGTGACGTTTTGTTCGTTGCGGGTGCGGCGGAGCCTGCTGGATCGATTGTTCGCCTCTATGTCGATAATCGCGCGGTCTCGGATCAGCGCAGTGGCGAAACCGGCCGTTATTTGTTTGATGGCAAGCTGAAGCTGGATATTGGCGAGCATCGGGCTCGTGTCGATTTGCTGGATACCGAAGGCGGCATTGTGGCCAAACGGGCCGAAGTGGTCTTCACCAAAAAGGCTCCCGCCGCTACCGGGAGTGAAGGCGAAAGCTCTGTGGTGGTTGATGCCAAGCCTGTCAGCGATGCAAACAGTGCGGCCGCGCCAACCAGTGAAACAACCCCGGCATCGTCTCTGCCAGTGAAGACCAAGAAAGTCATCATTCGCCGTGGTGACAATCTGTGGGAGATTGCGCGCCGCGTCTATGGGGCAGGGGTCCGCTATTCCACGATTTACGACACCAACATCAAGCAGATTCGCAATCCGAACCTGATTTATCCGGGGCAGGTGTTTGAATTGCCCGAAGGCGAAGATGGATGGGAACGCAATTTCGATGCGGTTGAAGCACCACCAGAAGAGCCTGCAGATGGGTCCGCTACCCCTGCCAATGGTGGCTGAATGCCCTTTGGTCTGCCTCTGTACAGGTTTAGGACCTGATTCAACAAAATGCACTAAGCCCGCTTATTGGCGGGCTTTTTGCTGTTCGGATCGGAGCGCTTTTGGTCCTGTCCTTTACCCGAGTTCTTTTATCGTTTTTTATCGATTAGTCCTTGTCGGGCAATCCTGTCTCTGCTATTCATCGTATAAATGCGATGAAACCGAAGCAATGTTGCGCAGGAGGGACCATGGCGATGAAACGGGAAATTTGCCGCCGGACCGGTGCGCGCGCGGATGCCGACGAGCATCGTTGCTGCCATCAGAATGATGAGTTGGTGAAGCTCTACAAGGCCATGGCTCATCCAGTGCGGTTAATGATCCTGACGCGGTTGGCGTCGGACCAGCATCGCTGCTGTGGAGACATTTGCTCCGAGTTGCCGTTGGCACAATCCACGGTATCACAGCATCTCAAGGTGCTGCGCGAAGCAGGTTTTATTGAACAAAAGGCCTGTGGCCAACATTCTCATTACAAACTCAACGCACAAGGCATCGCTTTGCTGAAAAGGCAGAGCGAGCAATTCTTCCAATCCCTTGATTCTGCGTCGCACATTTCCTGACCCGTGTGTGTGAGGGCCTCCCCTGTGAGGGAGCCGCAGAATCAATGACCGAAACAATCTAGGACCAAATCATGGTGCAAACACCCAAAGTCGCTGCCCCGACAGCCGAAAAGATCGGTCGTGTCGATGCAGAGGCTTCTGCAATGCAAACCCTGCGCAATCTCTGGCCATATATCTGGCCGTCAGACCGAGTGGATCTGAAGCGACGCGTGGCGCTTGCCATTACTGCTTTGTTGATCGGCAAGGTCATCAATGTTCTCACACCCTATTTCTTCAAATGGGCAACCGATGCGCTGGCGAACCCGTCTGCACCTGATGGCGTGGGGGTGACCGCTTGGCTGGCGATGCCGATCTTTTTGGTTGTCGCCTATGGGGTGGGGCGGATCGTCAATGTTGCCTTCGATCAGACCCGCGATGCGCTGTTTGCCCGGGTTGGGCAACATGCGGTGCGCAATCTGTCCTATGAAACCTTCGAACATATGCATCGTCTTTCTCTGCGCTTTCACTTGCAGCGGCGGACCGGTGCTTTGTCGCGGATCATCGAACGCGGCACCCGTGCCATCGAAGGTGTGGTGCGTCACACGATCCTGCATGCAATTCCAACCTTGATGCAATTTGTCCTGATGGCAGGTGTCATCGCTTATGAGTTTGACTTTGTCTTTGTGATCATTGTGGTGGTGATGATCTCGCTCTATGTCGGTTTCACCATCAAGGTGACCTCATGGCGAATCGATATCCGACGCAAGATGAACGAGTCCGACAATGAAGCGACGTCGAAAGCTGTCGACAGTCTGCTGAATTTCGAGACGGTGAAATATTTCGGGAACGAGAAGCTGGAAGCAGCCCGGTTCGATCAGTCCATGGCTGGCTATCAGGTGTCTGCGATCAAGACCTGGGTTTCTTTGGCTTGGCTCAATTTTGGTCAGGCGGCGATCTTCTCTGCCTGCATGGCGCTTTGCATGGGGCTGTCGGCCTGGGGCGTGATGAAGGGCGAGAACACGGTCGGCGATTTCGTCCTGATCAATGCGCTGCTGATGCAGCTGGCACCGCCATTGAACTTCTTTGGGTCGATGCATCGCGAGATCAAGCAGGGGCTGGTGGATCTGGAAGCCATGTTCGAGCTTATGCGTCAACCTGAAGAAGTGCAGGACAAACCGGATGCGAAGCGCTTGGCCGTTGATGGCGGGTCTGTTCGCTTTGATAATGTCCGCTTCCATTACGATGCCGATCGTCCCATCCTCAAGGGCATCAGCTTTGAGGTGCCTGCGGGCAAGACCGTGGCGATTGTCGGGCCATCGGGTGCGGGCAAATCGACCATCTCACGGCTGCTGTTCCGATTTTATGATGTGATCGATGGCTCGATCAGCATTGACGGACAGGACTTGCGAGCTGTGCAACAGGACAGCCTGAGAGCCCAGATCGGGATGGTGCCGCAGGATACGGTTCTGTTCAACGAGACGTTGCTCTATAATATCGGGTATGGCCGCCCCGATGCGGCGCGTTCCGAGATCGAAGAAGCAGCGCGGATGGCTCAGGTGTCTGATTTCATCGCCAGCCTGCCCAAGGGGTTCGATACCGAGGTGGGCGAGCGGGGATTGAAATTGTCCGGTGGTGAGAAGCAGCGTGTGGCGATTGCCCGGACCATTCTGAAGGCACCGCCGATCCTCGTGCTTGACGAAGCGACCTCAGCGCTCGACAGCCACACGGAGCAGGAAATCCAGTCGGCGCTCGATGAGGTCTCCAACAACCGCACAACCCTTGTTATTGCCCACCGCCTGTCGACGGTGATCAATGCCGATGAGATTATCGTGCTCGAAGCAGGGCGCATCCGAGAGCGCGGACGTCACGCTGAGTTGCTTGAGAAGAAGGGGCTCTATGCCTCGATGTGGGATCGTCAGCGCGAAGCCAGTGAGGCGGAAGAGAAATTGCGCAAGGCCGTTGATCTCGAGCGGCAGGGTTATGGCTCTGTTCCTGCCGATGAGACAGAGTTGGCGGAATAAATTATGGAACCTATTTTTTGTCGTGAGTCATTTCAAAGACTTGGGGCATGGTTCTGAGAGTTTGATTCTGGATTTTTGAGAGTTTGATTCAACAAGTTCAGACATTGAATCAGCGCGTTGAGACTTTGAATCGCCTTGCTCACAAACTGATTCACGGGACGCGAATGAGACTCAGGATTTGATTCTTATTTTGCCTCTAACTGGTTGTCATAAAACAAAAAAAAGCCCCGGATGGCTGCTGCCGTCCGGGGCTTTTTGATGTCTGTTTGATTAGCTGATGACTGGATGGTCGTAGCTCTTCCAACTGCGTGTCGGGAAATCATAGAGCTGGCCATTCTTGTCACAGTCCGGCACTAGGCAGTCGACGATGAAGGGGGCGACTTCGCTTGGATGTGGCACGGTCATCGGGTCTTCACCGGGGATGGCTTTGGCGCGCATGCCGGTGCGGGTGCCGCCGGGATTGAAGCTGTTGACCCTGAGACTGGTCTGCCTGACCTCGCCTGCATAGGTACGGACCATGGCTTCAAGGCCGGCCTTCGATACGCTATAGACACCCCAAAAGGGTTTGCATTTATGGGCTGCGCTCGAACTCATGAAGAGGGCGCGGCCGGCATCGGACTGACGCAACAGCGGATCGAGGGAGCGGATCAGACGCCAGTTGGCGGTCAGGTTGACACCGAGCACCTTGTCCCAGTCCTTGGTGGGGTTGGCGTGGCCAATCGGGGTGATTGCCCCGAGCAGACCAGCATTGCCCAACAGGATGTCGAGCTTGCCCCAGCGTTCATAGATGGCAGCGCCCAGACGATCGATCGCATCATAATCCATCAGGTCGAGGGGCACCAAAGTCGTTGATCCGTCGAAAGCTTGAATGGCATCATCCAGCTCTTCCAGTGCGCCGACAGTTTTGGCGATTGCAATGATGTGGGCGCCTTCACGCGCGAGCGCGAGGGCGGCTTGCCAGCCGATGCCGCGGGACGCGCCGGTAACGACGGCGATGCGACCTTCAAGGCGTTTTTCAGTCATGAGATGGCCTTTCCTTGGAGAGGGTGCTGTCCGGGCTTAGTCTTTGAGCAGACCGCCGCCGCGATGATTTTCCGCGCCATCCACATCGACCAACTCGGTCGGATAGTCTCCGGTGAAGCAATGGTCGGTAAATTGCGGGGCCTCATTGTTGCGGCCTTCAAAGCCACAGGCCCGATAGACGCCATCAATGGAAATGAAGCCCAGAGAATCGGCGCTGATATAGTCGCGCATGCCTTTAAGGTCATATTGCGCGGCGAGAAGCTTTTTGCGGTCCGGGGTATCGATGCCGTAATAATCGGAATGGGTGATAGGCGGGCTTGCCAGCAGCATATGCACTTCCTTGGCACCGGCATCACGCATCATCTGAACGATCTTGGTGGATGTCGTGCCGCGTACCAGGCTGTCATCGACCAGAACGATCTTCTTGCCCTCGACTTGCGAGCGATTGGCGGAATGCTTCAGGCGAACGCCAAGGGCGCGGATCTGTTGGGACGGTTCAATGAAGGTCCGGCCGACATAGTGGTTTCGCACGATGCCGAGTTCAAACGGGA includes the following:
- the cimA gene encoding citramalate synthase, which encodes MTKERLYLFDTTLRDGAQTNGLDFNVENKIVIARILDELGVDYVEGGYPGANPTDDAFFTEKRTEKATFTAFGMTKRAGRSVENDPGVQALINSSADAICYVAKSWDYHVDVALGCTNEENLEGIADSVKAAIAAGKVALVDCEHFFDGYKANRDYALACVKTAYEAGARWVVLCDTNGGTMPHEVHEIVLEVSKHVPGSHLGIHAHNDTEQAVANSLAAVRAGARQIQGTLNGIGERCGNANLVSLIPTLKLKPEFADQFELGVSDKGLKSLTMISRQFDDLLNEAPDRHQPYVGESAFATKAGIHASAILKDPHTYEHVAPDQVGNSRRVLVSNQAGLSNLIEELARMGIEVDKKDKRLPDLLGIVKQREAEGYAYEGAGASLELLARRHLGSVPDYFRVESFRTVVERRYNAMGELVTMSEAVVKVEIDGETRMSVAEGQGPVNALDIALRKDLGTLQDKIENLELVDYKVRILNGGTSATTRVLIESRDGQGHRWFTVGVSENIVDASFQALVDSVTYKLFKYS
- the rarD gene encoding EamA family transporter RarD, coding for MSQPPKDGGGPSYVAAAQSDDASQREARLGLLAAIGAYGSWGILTLFYSHLSHVPPLEVVSHRVAWSVLVLSLFFVWRRRWGEVWHIFRTPRILFILLATSILISVNWLTYIWAVSNGRATEASLGYFIVPLVNVAMGYLMLSERLSRWQGVAIMLAVLAIGLQFALLGTIPVVSLTLAASFGLYGYLRKIVPVGANIGLLIELILISPFAVGFLIYVNSMGEGHLFGYGTKTTLLLLLTGFVTYLPLMWFSAAAQRLRMSTIGVLQYMNPTIQFLVAVFLLGEVVSTSKLITFVLIWLSVLIYCYDVLTASRRQKRKAAIPPS
- a CDS encoding DMT family transporter, with amino-acid sequence MNQFALMGTLSALAVGVFVGVQGIFAARMSVADNAVSTGLVILIAGGLLGAFFLTLLYPTGNFSVAPLDWSRIGLSLIGGLAGVVIVTGSAYAFGHVSPAAAVPLIIFGQMALALLADSFGWTGREPQPIDVRRVGGLLMLAGAIWLLIPRQD
- a CDS encoding TIGR00730 family Rossman fold protein translates to MAKLEKICVYCGSGRGNNPAYAKAAEILGQSMAEAGIELVYGGGSVGLMGITAKSVLDHGGRVTGIIPGFLQQREAMLDDVQELIITEDMHERKRLMFNHAQAFVALPGGIGTLEELVEMLTWAQLGRHKKPVLLANINGFWDPLTVLLNHMRAEDFIRTGMDVGFLAASKAEDIVPMLIEAAANVPDSDIGLDHGSDEMKRL
- a CDS encoding LysM peptidoglycan-binding domain-containing protein, whose protein sequence is MKSAALLMSVGGGVVAVAVGVFVFADQLGLGNKAAPEKPAVTQGSNPTQNPAKASDPTTPKAGETPAAQLAAKKPEIAPDKEPVTEPVKEVAQDPQSTTAEPSASAPEKAAEADAKPKPEVTGPTFDVVRVEPNGETLVAGKASPGWKVELKNGEKVLAKAVADVNGDWVMVLEKALDKGVSDLSLSGTSKDGTSSIASTSNVTVALPEDGSGEVLVVETAPGQASKILAKLAAPKTEAPNVEDPAKAEQQVAAAAPQQPVAPTEAAKSQPDTLVTESKDKADPASAPEGAKTPVEAVKDKVTTPDTSGADIKPATPTAELVKQDAKSDEKPKDGKPEPASVDHLVSIEAVEIEGDVLFVAGAAEPAGSIVRLYVDNRAVSDQRSGETGRYLFDGKLKLDIGEHRARVDLLDTEGGIVAKRAEVVFTKKAPAATGSEGESSVVVDAKPVSDANSAAAPTSETTPASSLPVKTKKVIIRRGDNLWEIARRVYGAGVRYSTIYDTNIKQIRNPNLIYPGQVFELPEGEDGWERNFDAVEAPPEEPADGSATPANGG
- a CDS encoding metalloregulator ArsR/SmtB family transcription factor; this translates as MKREICRRTGARADADEHRCCHQNDELVKLYKAMAHPVRLMILTRLASDQHRCCGDICSELPLAQSTVSQHLKVLREAGFIEQKACGQHSHYKLNAQGIALLKRQSEQFFQSLDSASHIS
- a CDS encoding ABC transporter ATP-binding protein/permease, whose protein sequence is MVQTPKVAAPTAEKIGRVDAEASAMQTLRNLWPYIWPSDRVDLKRRVALAITALLIGKVINVLTPYFFKWATDALANPSAPDGVGVTAWLAMPIFLVVAYGVGRIVNVAFDQTRDALFARVGQHAVRNLSYETFEHMHRLSLRFHLQRRTGALSRIIERGTRAIEGVVRHTILHAIPTLMQFVLMAGVIAYEFDFVFVIIVVVMISLYVGFTIKVTSWRIDIRRKMNESDNEATSKAVDSLLNFETVKYFGNEKLEAARFDQSMAGYQVSAIKTWVSLAWLNFGQAAIFSACMALCMGLSAWGVMKGENTVGDFVLINALLMQLAPPLNFFGSMHREIKQGLVDLEAMFELMRQPEEVQDKPDAKRLAVDGGSVRFDNVRFHYDADRPILKGISFEVPAGKTVAIVGPSGAGKSTISRLLFRFYDVIDGSISIDGQDLRAVQQDSLRAQIGMVPQDTVLFNETLLYNIGYGRPDAARSEIEEAARMAQVSDFIASLPKGFDTEVGERGLKLSGGEKQRVAIARTILKAPPILVLDEATSALDSHTEQEIQSALDEVSNNRTTLVIAHRLSTVINADEIIVLEAGRIRERGRHAELLEKKGLYASMWDRQREASEAEEKLRKAVDLERQGYGSVPADETELAE
- a CDS encoding SDR family NAD(P)-dependent oxidoreductase, with the translated sequence MTEKRLEGRIAVVTGASRGIGWQAALALAREGAHIIAIAKTVGALEELDDAIQAFDGSTTLVPLDLMDYDAIDRLGAAIYERWGKLDILLGNAGLLGAITPIGHANPTKDWDKVLGVNLTANWRLIRSLDPLLRQSDAGRALFMSSSAAHKCKPFWGVYSVSKAGLEAMVRTYAGEVRQTSLRVNSFNPGGTRTGMRAKAIPGEDPMTVPHPSEVAPFIVDCLVPDCDKNGQLYDFPTRSWKSYDHPVIS